A genomic region of Pontibaca methylaminivorans contains the following coding sequences:
- a CDS encoding tetratricopeptide repeat-containing protein has protein sequence MQMETGMNRTIEDRKTREDQAARAAGWSRADILWERLMERGNSAYLDGNTAGARALFRRADLLSRVAFAGSDLRRATAAANLALLAVGEGQQGRARRFQRRALDIWKHAPEQIAAMKIAPRTRSSLYHLRMEVKHRETYHDNMRIRFSRFATETGETLRSLTAPPPLPHRHHGRWLGERPGVHDDSRKILSACLLIIDPR, from the coding sequence ATGCAAATGGAAACCGGCATGAACCGCACCATCGAGGACCGGAAGACCCGCGAGGACCAGGCCGCCCGTGCCGCCGGCTGGTCGCGCGCCGACATCCTGTGGGAGCGCCTGATGGAACGGGGCAACAGCGCCTATCTGGACGGGAATACCGCCGGCGCCCGGGCCCTGTTCCGGCGGGCTGACCTTCTGTCGCGGGTCGCCTTTGCCGGTTCCGATCTGCGCCGCGCCACTGCCGCGGCCAACCTAGCCTTGCTTGCCGTGGGGGAAGGGCAGCAGGGCCGCGCCCGGCGCTTTCAGCGCCGGGCGCTCGATATCTGGAAACATGCGCCCGAACAGATCGCCGCGATGAAGATCGCACCGCGGACGCGCAGCTCGCTCTATCATCTGCGGATGGAGGTGAAGCACCGCGAGACCTATCACGACAACATGCGCATCCGCTTTTCGCGCTTTGCCACCGAAACCGGGGAAACCCTGCGCAGCCTGACCGCACCCCCTCCCCTGCCCCACCGTCACCACGGGCGCTGGCTCGGCGAGCGGCCGGGGGTTCATGACGACTCGCGCAAGATCCTCTCGGCCTGCCTGCTGATCATCGACCCGCGCTAG